The DNA segment AAAAGCGAAGTTCGAAACGCGCTGCGGCTTTTTAACGCGGACGTGCTTGCGCCTCCCCAGGCCGGCGTCGCGCTATCCTGTTGTCAAGGCGCGGCGCGTTTGCTAGCTTCTGTTCCGAGCAGATGACAACTGGTTTGCGCGACCGGCATTATCAAATCGTTCAGTATTGAGGAGCGAAATATGAGTAACGAAGCGAAGGTTAAATGGGCGGTTGATGCGGATTTTCTACAGGCCTGCAACTGTGATTTTGGATGTCCCTGCGAGTTTTCCGCGCCGCCGACGAGAGGATTCTGCGAAGGCGTGGGAGCGTGGCGGATCAACAAGGGAAATTACGGGACCACAAAACTGGACGGCCTCGCGCTGGGGTTTGCCGCCCACTGGCCCAGGGCCATCCATGAAGGCAACGGAACCGTGTGTCTTTTTTTTGACGAGCGCGCCAACCCGCAGCAACGCGAGGCCCTGCTGCAGATTGCCAGCGGCCAGGCCGGCGGGATGCCCTTTGAAATCATCGTCACCACCTTCTCCAAAATCATGGAGCCCCGTTACGTGCCGTTTACTTTC comes from the Candidatus Angelobacter sp. genome and includes:
- a CDS encoding DUF1326 domain-containing protein yields the protein MSNEAKVKWAVDADFLQACNCDFGCPCEFSAPPTRGFCEGVGAWRINKGNYGTTKLDGLALGFAAHWPRAIHEGNGTVCLFFDERANPQQREALLQIASGQAGGMPFEIIVTTFSKIMEPRYVPFTFNFNGRTSSVRVGSFMSAATAPIKNPVTGEPESVRVEHATGFIFKEAEAVAAEECRVDVEGMKFSWPNKAGFVTKVRYSN